Genomic segment of Chloroflexota bacterium:
GTTTCGGCGGCAATGGCGCGGCAGGTCTCGACCAGAGCTTCGTCCGGCCAGAGAGATTTTGGCGCACACAGCCGCACATCCATGCCCAGCTTGCAGCCGCCGACCATGAGCGAGTGGCCCATGTTGTTGCGGGCGTCGCCCATGAAACAGTAGGCGATATCGGGCAGGTCCTTGTAGCTGTGCTCGGTCATGGCCAGTACGTCGGCCAGGATTTGGGTAGGATGGAATTCGTCGGTGAGGCCGTTCCACACGGGCACGCCGGCATACTGGGCCAGGGTTTCGACCAGCTCCTGACCAAAGCCCCGGTACTCGATGCCGTCGTAGGTGCGGCCCAGCACCCGAGCCGTGTCCTTCATGGTCTCCTTCTTGCCGATGTGGGAGCCGCTGGGTCCCAGGTAGGTAACGTTAGCGCCCTGGTCGTAGGCAGCCACCTCGAACGATGTGCGGGTGCGGGTCGATCCTTTTTCGAAGATCAGGGCGATGTTTTTGCCCGCCAGCCGCTGCTGTTCGTAGCCGCCGTATTTGGCAGCCTTGAGGTCTGCCGACAGCTTGAGCAGGAACTTGATCTCCTTGGGCGTGAAGTCGAGCAGTTTGACGAAATTGCGGTTGCGAAGATTGAAAGCCATTTTTTACCTCCATTGAAAAAAATGTGCGGTTTTGCAATTGTAGGGGCAGCGCCTTGTGCCTGCCCTCATCGGGCGACCACCAGGGTGCGCCCCTACCAGAAAATCATCCCTGGCATGAACACATCGGGCGACCACATTTGTGCCTGCCCACATC
This window contains:
- the argF gene encoding ornithine carbamoyltransferase, yielding MAFNLRNRNFVKLLDFTPKEIKFLLKLSADLKAAKYGGYEQQRLAGKNIALIFEKGSTRTRTSFEVAAYDQGANVTYLGPSGSHIGKKETMKDTARVLGRTYDGIEYRGFGQELVETLAQYAGVPVWNGLTDEFHPTQILADVLAMTEHSYKDLPDIAYCFMGDARNNMGHSLMVGGCKLGMDVRLCAPKSLWPDEALVETCRAIAAETGARLTITDDVATGVKGADFLYTDVWVSMGEPDSVWAERIELLLPYQVNAKAMEMTGNPNTKFMHCLPAFHNTDTKVGEEIYEKFGIKAMEVTEEVFESEASIVFDEAENRLHTIKAIMVATLGD